One Candidatus Poribacteria bacterium genomic window, CACATACCGCAATCGGCGCGGCTGTGCTATTCGGTGCCGACGGTGGTGTTGTCTCCATTTCAAATGTCGCCCCAAAAGAATCCGTCGCGCTCTATAACGCTGCAAAGGCACGCGATATCGACGAAGTCCATCGGTTACAGAAGTTGCTGCTCCAGCTCAGCAAAATGTATACTTACGGTCAAGGGGTCAGCGGCATGAAAGCGTGTCTGGAAATCTTGGGGGTCTGCAACGCTTACACCACAAGTCCGTTGCTCCCGATTAGCGACGCTGCGAAAGCCGAACTGCGAGAATTGCTAACGGAGTTGGAGATCCTTGAATGATTGAAGTCCAACCGATTCGTAAACCGATTGATGCCGTCATAGAGGTTCCGGGTTCCAAAAGTTATACCAATCGCGCACTATTGGTTGCCGCCATGGCGAATGGCGTTTCAAAGCTGACCGGTGCCCTCTTCAGCGATGATACCCACTATATGTCTGCATCGTTGCGAAAACTCGGTGTCCACATTGATGCCGATGAAAAGCGGGCGACATTTGAGGTCCATGGAAACGGCGGGAACATCCCAGTTTCAAGCGGGGATCTCTATATCGGAAACTCAGGCACCACTTCACGTTCTCTTACCGCCTACGTTTCGTTAGGTCACGGAAAATTCGTCATTGATGGCGATGAACCGATGCGGCGGGGCCGTCCCATCTCGGATTTACTGGATTCACTAACGCAAATTGGGGTATCAGCACGCTCGCAATTTGACAACGGACATCTGCCTGTTATTGTTGAAGCAGATGGACTTGCGGGTGGAAGAACCCGACTTGATGTTAGTAAGAGCAGTCAATTCTTAACCGCACTGCTCCTCATCGCACCGTACGCAAAGAACGGCATGGAGATAGAGGTTATCGGTAAACGCGAAATGCCCTACATTGACATTACGTTGGCAGTCATGGAGGCGTTTGGTGTACAGGTCCTTAACGAAGACTATCGGTATTTTCGGATTGAAGGCGGGCAGCAGTATCAGCCGCAGATCTATAACATTGAACCCGATGCCTCCAACGCCTCTTACTTCTTTGCCGCTGCTGCCCTCACTGGTGGCCGTGTCACCGTCCAACATCTACACTCGGATTCAGCACAAGGCGACCTTCAGTTTGTGCAAATCTTGAAGCAGATGGGGTGTCAAGTTGCCTTTTCCGACACGGGCATCACCGTCACCGGACCGCGCCAATTAAAGGGAATTGATGTAGACATGCGAACGATTTCGGATACCTCCCTAACCCTCGCAGCGATTGCCCCCTTTGCCGATAGCAAAGTAACCATCCGAAGCATTGAACACACGCGCTGGCAAGAGACTGATCGGATTCATGCGATGGTGACAGAACTCCGAAAATTGGGCGTGCCTGTTGTTGAGCACCGAGACGGACTCGAAATTTCACCCTCCCCTATTACCCCTGCAGCGATTGATACCTACGAAGACCATCGAGTAGCAATGGCATTTTCGCTTGTCGGTCTGAAAGTTCCCGGCATCCGAATCAATGATCCAGAATGTGTCGCTAAGACGTTCCCTCATTATTTTCTGGTGTTTGAGGGGTTATACGTTTGAGAGCGACTTTTTTCTTTTTTCCGTAAAAGTTGATAGTTAACACATTTTTGTGGTATTCTTAAAAGACTGAAGCGGGATTGGGTTGGTGCTTCAACATTCGTGGGAGAGGTTTGCAGCTCCGACTCTTTATTGGGAGTGGTGGGTAATGAATACGTTTAAACGAGACAGAAACAGAAAAATCATCGATCCCTATCTTCACTGCGGGTTTGCTCCCAGTCATCGTACTGAAAGCATGCCGAAGCCGGCACACTCGCGTCTCGCTGAGGCAGAAGTGTACAACGCTCACGGTATCGTCTACAGCGAAAATGGTGAACACGACAGGGCAACGGAGGTTTTTGACAAAGCGATTGAACTGCAACCGGATTATATCAATGCCCATTACAATCGCGGTTTGGCTTATATGAGGGCAGGCGAAGTGGACAAGGCTCTTGCTGATTATAGTGGGGCAATCCAGTTTAAACCTAATTATGCTGAAGCGTATAGCAATCGCGGTATCGCTTACCACAAGAAAGGTGAAGCGATCTATGCTATCCAAGACTATAGCACAGCGATAGGTTTGAATCCTGAACTCGCTGAGCCTTACGCCAATCGCGGGAGCCTCTATC contains:
- the aroA gene encoding 3-phosphoshikimate 1-carboxyvinyltransferase, with product MIEVQPIRKPIDAVIEVPGSKSYTNRALLVAAMANGVSKLTGALFSDDTHYMSASLRKLGVHIDADEKRATFEVHGNGGNIPVSSGDLYIGNSGTTSRSLTAYVSLGHGKFVIDGDEPMRRGRPISDLLDSLTQIGVSARSQFDNGHLPVIVEADGLAGGRTRLDVSKSSQFLTALLLIAPYAKNGMEIEVIGKREMPYIDITLAVMEAFGVQVLNEDYRYFRIEGGQQYQPQIYNIEPDASNASYFFAAAALTGGRVTVQHLHSDSAQGDLQFVQILKQMGCQVAFSDTGITVTGPRQLKGIDVDMRTISDTSLTLAAIAPFADSKVTIRSIEHTRWQETDRIHAMVTELRKLGVPVVEHRDGLEISPSPITPAAIDTYEDHRVAMAFSLVGLKVPGIRINDPECVAKTFPHYFLVFEGLYV